The sequence GAAGCAAACGACGATATAGGGATACCCACCGCGGAGCAAATAGCCCAGAATGGGTACGTCACTTATGGAATTCCAAATCCCGTTGATCGGAATATCCCATGCTATATGCCAATTGCCATGAACAGAGCAGAGTGTTTGGGCACACAGTGGGCGTCCTGGTGTGCAGGTTCCGGCCCAATCAAATGGGTACAATTGAATGATCATAAAAATTGCTGTGGCGAAACACATACAAAAAACAGGACCCTGGATTTTCCGTCGGACCGCGTCAGGGATAAAATGCATACTAAATAAATGAACAAAAAATGGTTGGAATGCAATATGCAAATATCCCAGAAGTGTGGCGATTTGATTCGATGGAAGGGAGCATTGTCCAATCACTGTGTATGTGTATGCCTGCAACGCCTCCATCAATGAAAAATATCC comes from Alphaproteobacteria bacterium and encodes:
- a CDS encoding DUF5765 domain-containing protein, yielding MCWSGEASTVLATIGFSACGYAAYRKEPAALWVCLGYFSLMEALQAYTYTVIGQCSLPSNQIATLLGYLHIAFQPFFVHLFSMHFIPDAVRRKIQGPVFCMCFATAIFMIIQLYPFDWAGTCTPGRPLCAQTLCSVHGNWHIAWDIPINGIWNSISDVPILGYLLRGGYPYIVVCFLVPIIYGSWRFTLYHFLAGPFLAALLTNNQNEWPAVWCLLSIGMLLLVVDTPLRRLLYVKKWPFYPKVA